The following are from one region of the Pseudomonas lalucatii genome:
- a CDS encoding DUF2182 domain-containing protein: protein MRREQWLCLLCLLLLTGMAWWLLLRMAEDMAATGSMLAMAAMPMPWAARDALLMLAMWAVMMVGMMLPGALPMFLLYQQMLRRYLDPPERRLALLLFCLAYLLLWAAFGLLATALQWGLEQLALLDPQLRSNNRWLAAALLLTAGAYQWSPTKAACLAHCRGPVAFLLSHWRPGIGGGWRMGLAHAAYCLGCCWALMGLLFVAGVMNLLWVAAIGAYVLLEKTLPLGLWLGRCTGLLLIAGGTALLLA, encoded by the coding sequence TTGCGGCGCGAGCAGTGGCTGTGCCTGCTGTGCCTGCTGCTACTGACGGGGATGGCCTGGTGGCTGTTGCTGCGCATGGCCGAGGACATGGCCGCGACGGGTAGCATGCTGGCCATGGCCGCCATGCCGATGCCCTGGGCCGCCCGGGATGCCCTGCTGATGCTGGCGATGTGGGCGGTGATGATGGTCGGCATGATGCTGCCCGGCGCCCTGCCGATGTTCCTGCTGTACCAGCAGATGCTGCGCAGGTACCTGGACCCGCCCGAGCGCCGGCTGGCCCTGCTGCTGTTCTGCCTGGCCTATCTGCTGCTATGGGCCGCGTTCGGCCTGCTCGCCACCGCGCTGCAATGGGGCCTGGAGCAACTCGCCCTGCTCGACCCGCAACTGCGCAGCAACAATCGTTGGCTCGCGGCCGCGCTGCTGCTGACCGCCGGCGCCTACCAGTGGTCGCCGACCAAGGCCGCCTGCCTGGCCCACTGCCGGGGGCCGGTGGCGTTCCTCCTGAGCCATTGGCGGCCCGGCATCGGCGGCGGCTGGCGCATGGGCCTGGCCCATGCCGCCTACTGCCTGGGCTGTTGCTGGGCGCTGATGGGCCTGTTGTTCGTCGCAGGGGTGATGAACCTGTTGTGGGTGGCGGCTATCGGCGCCTATGTGCTGCTGGAGAAGACCCTGCCCCTGGGCCTCTGGCTCGGGCGCTGCACCGGGCTGCTGCTGATCGCCGGGGGCACCGCGCTGCTGCTCGCCTAA
- the tsaA gene encoding tRNA (N6-threonylcarbamoyladenosine(37)-N6)-methyltransferase TrmO, translating into MSYSVSPIGFVRSCFKEKFAIPRQPHLAPAARGVLELLPPFDQGDAVQGLEQVSHVWLLFLFHQALEDKPRLKVRPPRLGGNQSLGVFASRATHRPNGIGQSVVKLDRVEPGRLWLSGIDLLDGTPVLDIKPYVPYADCVGEAVNAIAADAPRPIAVDWLAPALAQAQAHERRLGEPLVALIEQCLAQDPRPAYQLPSPQRRYGAAFWDVDVRWHYPQPGRICVLEVVEAARHA; encoded by the coding sequence ATGTCCTACAGCGTATCGCCCATAGGTTTCGTCCGCTCCTGCTTCAAGGAGAAGTTCGCCATCCCGCGTCAGCCGCACCTGGCGCCGGCCGCCCGCGGGGTCCTGGAACTGCTGCCGCCCTTCGACCAGGGCGACGCGGTGCAAGGCCTGGAGCAGGTCAGCCATGTCTGGCTGCTGTTCCTGTTCCACCAGGCGCTGGAGGACAAGCCGCGGCTGAAGGTACGCCCGCCGCGCCTGGGCGGCAACCAGTCGCTGGGCGTGTTCGCCAGCCGCGCCACCCACAGGCCCAACGGCATCGGCCAGTCGGTGGTCAAGCTGGATCGGGTCGAGCCGGGCCGGCTCTGGCTGTCCGGCATCGACCTGCTGGACGGCACGCCGGTGCTGGATATCAAGCCCTACGTGCCCTATGCCGACTGCGTCGGCGAGGCCGTCAACGCCATCGCCGCCGACGCGCCGCGGCCGATTGCCGTCGACTGGCTGGCACCGGCGCTGGCCCAGGCCCAGGCCCACGAGCGGCGCCTGGGGGAGCCGCTGGTCGCGCTGATCGAGCAATGCCTGGCCCAGGACCCCCGCCCCGCCTACCAGCTGCCGTCACCGCAGCGGCGCTACGGCGCCGCCTTCTGGGATGTCGACGTGCGCTGGCACTACCCCCAGCCCGGACGGATCTGCGTGCTGGAAGTGGTCGAAGCCGCTCGGCACGCCTAG
- a CDS encoding putative quinol monooxygenase — translation MYCLLLKTRLKPGCFDAFMAAMGVNAAASVRDEPGCLTFDVLRDRGDPQLVWLYEVYVDEAAFAAHLRSAHFLASRPLVEPLILSQEAIEADALALNPAR, via the coding sequence GTGTACTGCTTGCTGCTCAAGACCCGACTCAAACCCGGCTGCTTCGACGCCTTCATGGCGGCCATGGGCGTCAACGCGGCGGCCTCGGTACGCGACGAACCGGGCTGCCTGACGTTCGACGTGCTGCGCGATCGCGGCGATCCCCAGCTGGTGTGGCTGTACGAGGTCTATGTCGACGAGGCGGCGTTCGCGGCGCATCTGCGCAGTGCGCACTTCCTCGCCAGTCGGCCGCTGGTCGAGCCGCTGATCCTCAGCCAGGAGGCCATCGAGGCGGACGCACTGGCGCTCAATCCGGCTCGCTGA
- a CDS encoding VOC family protein, with product MLERPGRLNGLRHLALQVRDLEACERFYVDVLGMQVLHRASQDLVYLTCGNDNLSLGRARGDSQGQQAMDHFGFIVDSVEELEAWYQYLKALGVPLLDRPFDHGDGARSFHLLDPAGNKVQPIYHPAVSGQRFGS from the coding sequence ATGCTCGAACGTCCCGGCCGTCTCAACGGCCTGCGCCATCTGGCCTTGCAGGTTCGCGACCTGGAGGCCTGCGAACGCTTCTACGTCGATGTCCTCGGCATGCAGGTGCTGCACCGCGCCAGCCAGGACCTGGTCTACCTGACCTGCGGTAACGACAACCTCTCCCTCGGCCGCGCCCGTGGCGACAGCCAGGGCCAGCAGGCGATGGACCACTTCGGCTTCATCGTCGACAGCGTGGAGGAGCTGGAGGCCTGGTACCAGTACCTCAAGGCCCTGGGCGTGCCCCTGCTGGACCGCCCCTTCGACCATGGCGACGGCGCGCGCAGCTTCCACCTGCTCGACCCGGCCGGCAACAAGGTGCAGCCGATCTACCACCCGGCCGTGTCCGGCCAGCGCTTCGGCTCATAG
- a CDS encoding GGDEF domain-containing protein has protein sequence MKKPPYLPSSNVIDLLLDAICVVDREGHFVFVSAAGEHIFGYTPEELVGRPMIDLVLPEDRAMTLQTAAEVMAGISKPHFENRYVRKDGRIIHIMWSARWSEEEQVRIAVARDITERKRSESMLAAAYALSEAAHSAEDLRGLFQQVHRIVGDLLPASHFTVVLRDEQSAELSVAYQSPQEAASPQADPLALSTPLIRSGQPLLHSPKPAGDGATPRWLGVPLNSRKGTIGALIVQSHDQALHYGERDKELLQYVSTQVAAAVEHQQMLGRLQFMAQYDQLTRLPNRTLLHDRVQLALARAHRDRAQLALLFLDLDGFKQVNDSCGHAIGDRLLQRVAERLQHCVRETDTIARLGGDEFVVLLEDIHSPEQVATVAEKIRQALGRPFDLGPHALCVPPSIGVALYPQHGGDMQQLLQQADSAMYQAKKRGGNAFHIASTPAAALAGP, from the coding sequence ATGAAAAAACCGCCCTACCTACCGAGCAGCAATGTCATCGACCTCCTGCTCGATGCCATCTGCGTCGTCGATCGAGAAGGGCACTTCGTATTCGTCAGCGCGGCCGGCGAGCACATCTTCGGCTATACCCCCGAGGAACTGGTCGGCCGCCCCATGATCGACCTGGTCTTGCCCGAAGACCGCGCCATGACCCTGCAAACGGCCGCGGAAGTCATGGCCGGCATCAGCAAGCCGCACTTCGAGAACCGCTATGTGCGCAAGGACGGCCGGATCATCCACATCATGTGGTCGGCGCGCTGGTCTGAGGAGGAGCAGGTGCGCATCGCCGTGGCCCGCGACATCACCGAACGCAAGCGCAGCGAGTCGATGCTGGCGGCCGCTTATGCCCTCTCCGAGGCGGCGCACTCCGCCGAGGACCTGCGCGGTCTGTTTCAGCAGGTGCACCGGATCGTCGGCGATCTGCTGCCGGCCAGCCATTTCACCGTCGTGCTGCGCGATGAGCAGAGTGCCGAGTTGAGCGTCGCCTACCAGAGCCCGCAGGAGGCGGCATCGCCGCAAGCGGATCCTCTCGCGCTCAGCACGCCGCTCATCCGTAGCGGGCAGCCCCTGCTGCATTCGCCGAAGCCGGCCGGCGACGGCGCTACGCCGCGGTGGCTGGGCGTGCCCCTGAACTCGCGCAAGGGCACCATCGGCGCCCTGATCGTGCAGAGTCATGACCAAGCCCTGCACTACGGCGAGCGCGACAAGGAACTGCTGCAGTACGTATCGACCCAGGTCGCCGCCGCCGTCGAGCATCAGCAGATGCTCGGCCGCCTGCAGTTCATGGCGCAGTACGACCAACTCACGCGACTGCCCAACCGCACCCTGCTGCACGACCGTGTACAGCTCGCCCTGGCCCGCGCCCACCGCGACCGGGCGCAACTGGCGCTGCTGTTCCTCGACCTGGACGGGTTCAAGCAGGTCAACGACAGCTGCGGTCACGCCATCGGCGATCGACTGCTGCAGAGGGTCGCCGAACGCCTGCAGCACTGCGTCCGGGAGACGGACACGATCGCGCGCCTGGGCGGCGACGAGTTCGTGGTGCTGCTCGAAGATATCCATTCGCCGGAGCAGGTCGCGACGGTCGCAGAGAAGATCCGCCAGGCCCTCGGCCGCCCCTTCGACCTGGGCCCGCATGCCCTGTGCGTCCCGCCCAGCATCGGCGTGGCGCTCTATCCGCAGCACGGCGGCGATATGCAGCAACTGCTGCAGCAGGCCGACAGCGCCATGTACCAGGCGAAAAAGCGCGGCGGCAACGCCTTCCACATCGCCTCGACGCCCGCTGCGGCCCTCGCCGGGCCCTAG
- the fpr gene encoding ferredoxin--NADP reductase: protein MSNLNVERVLSVHHWNDTLFSFKTTRNAGLRFENGQFVMIGLQQDNGRPLMRAYSIASPNYEDHLEFFSIKVADGPLTSKLQHLKPGDELMVSRKPTGTLLLDDLLPGKHLYLLSTGTGLAPFMSVIQDPETYERYEKVVLVHGVRYVNEVAYREFITEHLPQNEYFGDALKSKLIYYPTVTREEFENQGRLTDLMRSGKLFRDIGLPPINPQDDRAMICGSPSMLDETSAVLDGFGLKISPRLGEPGDYLIERAFVEK from the coding sequence ATGAGTAACCTGAACGTCGAGCGTGTGCTCAGCGTCCACCACTGGAACGACACCCTGTTCAGTTTCAAGACCACCCGCAATGCGGGGCTGCGGTTCGAGAACGGCCAATTCGTGATGATCGGCCTGCAACAGGACAACGGTCGCCCGCTGATGCGTGCCTACTCCATCGCCAGCCCGAACTATGAGGATCACTTGGAGTTCTTCAGCATCAAGGTGGCCGACGGCCCGCTGACCTCCAAGCTGCAGCACCTCAAACCCGGTGACGAGCTGATGGTCAGCCGCAAGCCCACCGGCACCCTGCTGCTGGACGACCTGCTGCCGGGCAAGCACCTCTACCTGCTCAGCACCGGCACCGGCCTGGCCCCCTTCATGAGCGTGATCCAGGACCCGGAGACCTACGAGCGCTACGAGAAGGTGGTGCTGGTGCACGGCGTGCGCTACGTCAACGAGGTGGCCTACCGCGAGTTCATCACCGAGCACCTGCCGCAGAACGAGTACTTCGGCGATGCCCTGAAGAGCAAGCTGATCTACTACCCGACCGTGACCCGCGAGGAGTTCGAGAACCAGGGCCGCCTGACCGACCTGATGCGCAGCGGCAAACTGTTCCGCGATATCGGCCTGCCGCCGATCAATCCGCAGGACGACCGCGCGATGATCTGCGGCAGCCCGAGCATGCTCGACGAGACCAGCGCCGTGTTGGACGGTTTCGGCCTGAAGATCTCGCCGCGGCTGGGCGAGCCGGGCGACTACCTGATCGAGCGCGCCTTCGTCGAGAAGTAG